CGCGGCGAGTCGAAGGACTTCGAGAGCGTCACCGGAGCGCCGATCGATTTGCCGCCGAAACCAAGGCTGTCGCGGGTCGGGGTCACGGGCACCGCGCCGTGAATCATCCCGACGTGACTTCCGACGTTGTGCTGATTGACGGTGAACGTGTGGCCGGAGATCGTCCCGTGCTTGAAGTTCCCGACGAGCGTTCCGTGCGATCCGTTATGCGGGAAGTAGTTGTAGATGTTCGTGACGTGCGTGACGTTCGTGATGTTCGTTCCCCAGCCGCCGTAGCCGCCGTAACCGTAGCCGCAGCATCCGCCCCATCCCCAGCCGTAGCCGGTCCAGGCCCAACCGGGATACCACGGATAGAACGGCGCGTACGGCGCGAGCGGATACCAGCCGATATAGGGATATCCGTAGCCGCCGTAGCCGCCGTAGCCGCCGTAGCCGCCATACCCGTAGCCGCCGCCGCCGACGCCGATCGAGACGCCCCACCCCGGGCCGCCGAAACCGAAGCCGAAGAAACCGACGAGCGCGGGCGACCACGCGGGCGTCGCCGCGTAATACGAGGGCGGCTGCCACGCCCAGCCGTAGCCGTTCGCGTAGTACCAGCGCCCGTAGTGATATGGCGCCCATCCCCACGGCTCGTTGCCGACCCACGTCCAGCCGTAGCCGCCGGTCCATGTCCAGTTGCCGTCGCCGTACGGCGCCCAGTTCGAAGTTTGCGTGGGAATCCACGATTGGCCGTAGCCCGAGACGTCCTGCCACTGCCCGTAGGCGCCGAGGTTATCGTAGCCGGCGATGTCGGGGCTCAAGTTCGGGCTCGCCTCGATCGCGGCGGTCATCGTCTGATCGCGCTTCGCGCTGAAATCGTCGAGCGAGTCGTAGGCGGCCGCCGTCGTGTAGGTGATGGACGGATTCGAGGCCGTGCCGCGGGCGACGAGCGTCCGTCCTTCGCCGAGCGTGTACGTATGCTGCGGGGTCGTCACCTCGGCGCTTCCGCGGCGGGTCGTGACCCAGCTCGAGCCGTCGTGGCCGATCGAGATTCTGTAATCGCCCTGCTGCCGAACGCGCACCGTTACCGATGGGGTCTCGACGTCTACCAATCCGGTGTCGTGGACGAGGCCGACGACGATCGTTCCGTCGGCGAGCTGCACCTGGCGATTGCCGGGGTCGTCGCTCGTGATGCGCGCCTGGACGTTCCCGCCGAGCCGGATGGCCGTATAGCCGTCGAACTGGATCTCGGCACGCGAGCTTCCGCCGGTCGAGATGTAATCGCCTGGCAGGAGCGGCGCGTTGACGACCGCGCTGACCTGCTTGTTGCCGTCGCCGCGCTGGACGACGACCGAACCCGTGACGACGCTGATGCGGGTCACCCCTGGTCCGTTCTTATCTGGCGCAGGCTCCTGCGCGGAAGCCGGAAGAGCGGCGCTCAGGGTGACGCCGATTAAGGCGCACCCCGAGAGCAGGCTCGTAAACCATTTGCTACTCATCGTTTGCTATCGTTCCCCTCCCCACTATTGAAGCGGAAAGCGGGCCGTAAAGCATCGCGCCACGATTAGCGTACCATTAAGCTCGAATGAGAGGCGCGACCCGCCTCTCCGCCAAAGCGTCCCTTCGGAGGTACGAAGCCGATGAGAGAGACAGACCGCGCGATGACCCGCCGCGCCTTCGTGAAGGGAGCCGTCGTGCTCCCGGCGCTTGCGGCGGCGCTGCTCGCCCAAACGGAGCCCGCGCAAGCCAAGGGCTCGAAGGCGCAATTCAAATATCAGGACTCGCCGAGCAACGGGCACAAGTGCTCGCAGTGCACGTTCTACATCGCCGGGAGCTCGGCCAAGACGAACGGCACGTGCAAGATCGTCGATGGTTCGATCAGCCCCAACGGCTGGTGCACGGCCTTCGCCGCAAAATCAAGCTAAGCGTCCTTGATTAGCGGACGCAGCTTCTGCAGAAAGCGGTTGTGACCGATTTTTCGCGAGCCCACCGGTCCAGAATTTGGGTTCAGGGTCAACTGCTCTGCGAATACCGTTATTGGCCGATCCGCAAATTGAGGGCACAGCCCAGAACCGCCGGCATCGTCTTTCGAAAGGGCGACGCCTTTCGAGCGAGTCGCAACTACATTCTGGCGCGGGTTACTAGTAAAATGCGGCAGCCAGAGCGGTGCCTAAGTGCTCCGGACTTGAGCCCATTTCTTAGGCCGCTCGGTGCGACCGTTTGGAGCGGATCCCCAAGGCGCTCCGCAACGAGTTCGAGGCCGGATCCTTCGTGAGGTAGCGCGTCCTTCGACAAGCTCAGGATGACACGTTAAGTTCAGCGCTTCGACACGCGCGCTACGCGCACGGCTCAGGGTGACACGGTAAAACGCGGGCCACGGATTGGGAAGCGCGCGAATGCGCTACGTGCTGCCGAGGGGCTTCCGACGCGAGCGCCATTGACACGAGGTCATGATTCTCCTCAAGAGGTGGCGCGAGCGCGGCTGAGCAGGAGCCCACACGATGTGGGCGACGAGCGGCCCCGAAGCAGCACGTAGAGCGTTCACGCGCTTCCTGCGTCCTTCGACAGGCTCAGGATGACACAACAGGCTCAGGGTGACGCGGGGTAGCTAGAGGAGTTCAAACAGGGCGGCGGCGCCGATGCCGCCCGCGGCGCACATCGTTACGACGACGTACTTCTCGCCGCGCCGCTTGCCCTCGATCAGCGCGTGCATCGTCATGCGCGCTCCGCT
The Candidatus Binatia bacterium DNA segment above includes these coding regions:
- a CDS encoding DUF6600 domain-containing protein — translated: MTRISVVTGSVVVQRGDGNKQVSAVVNAPLLPGDYISTGGSSRAEIQFDGYTAIRLGGNVQARITSDDPGNRQVQLADGTIVVGLVHDTGLVDVETPSVTVRVRQQGDYRISIGHDGSSWVTTRRGSAEVTTPQHTYTLGEGRTLVARGTASNPSITYTTAAAYDSLDDFSAKRDQTMTAAIEASPNLSPDIAGYDNLGAYGQWQDVSGYGQSWIPTQTSNWAPYGDGNWTWTGGYGWTWVGNEPWGWAPYHYGRWYYANGYGWAWQPPSYYAATPAWSPALVGFFGFGFGGPGWGVSIGVGGGGYGYGGYGGYGGYGGYGYPYIGWYPLAPYAPFYPWYPGWAWTGYGWGWGGCCGYGYGGYGGWGTNITNVTHVTNIYNYFPHNGSHGTLVGNFKHGTISGHTFTVNQHNVGSHVGMIHGAVPVTPTRDSLGFGGKSIGAPVTLSKSFDSPR
- a CDS encoding high-potential iron-sulfur protein, whose protein sequence is MRETDRAMTRRAFVKGAVVLPALAAALLAQTEPAQAKGSKAQFKYQDSPSNGHKCSQCTFYIAGSSAKTNGTCKIVDGSISPNGWCTAFAAKSS